One region of Prosthecobacter fusiformis genomic DNA includes:
- a CDS encoding XdhC family protein translates to MKELRDILAEYARCTSSMGLATIVSTTGSSYRKTGARMLILPDGRTVGTLSGGCIEEEVAQRALHVMETGEPALLSIDTRRRFGCHGSIEIFVEKIEPGDDFMGYLSDCISSRRPAHVKVIFEAGHSQRGSYPEDEVHMGIGGHEELILPPVRLVVCGDSPGNEALMHLAKTLGWDCILLEHPEDSTLAVDERTAIVIKNHHFGRDFVSLRWALSHSVGYVGLLGSRKRKQELMNALVAEGWEPEDASLNHFHSPAGLDLGAEEPEQIALSITAEILAVLSRHHAGFLRDRQGPIHHILCTSAAL, encoded by the coding sequence ATGAAGGAACTGCGAGACATCCTGGCAGAGTATGCCCGCTGCACCTCTAGCATGGGCTTGGCCACCATCGTCAGCACCACTGGCTCCAGCTACCGCAAGACCGGTGCGCGCATGCTCATCCTGCCAGATGGTCGCACCGTCGGCACGCTCAGCGGCGGATGCATTGAGGAGGAAGTCGCCCAGCGAGCCCTGCATGTGATGGAAACAGGAGAGCCCGCCTTGCTCTCCATTGATACTCGTCGCCGTTTTGGCTGCCATGGCTCGATTGAGATCTTTGTGGAGAAGATAGAGCCTGGAGACGATTTCATGGGTTATCTGTCGGATTGCATTTCCAGCCGTCGCCCGGCCCATGTGAAGGTCATCTTTGAAGCCGGTCATTCCCAGCGCGGTTCGTACCCTGAAGATGAAGTCCACATGGGCATCGGTGGGCATGAGGAACTCATCCTCCCTCCGGTTCGGCTGGTGGTTTGCGGAGACAGCCCCGGAAATGAAGCCTTAATGCACCTGGCGAAGACCCTGGGCTGGGATTGCATCTTGTTGGAGCATCCAGAAGACAGCACTTTGGCGGTGGATGAGCGCACGGCGATTGTCATCAAAAATCATCACTTTGGCCGTGACTTTGTCTCCCTTCGTTGGGCTTTGTCACACTCCGTTGGTTATGTCGGGCTGCTGGGTTCACGCAAGCGCAAGCAGGAGCTGATGAATGCGCTGGTCGCAGAAGGCTGGGAGCCCGAGGATGCCAGTCTGAATCATTTTCACAGCCCAGCCGGACTGGATCTGGGGGCCGAAGAACCTGAGCAGATCGCCCTATCCATCACCGCAGAAATCCTGGCCGTGCTGAGCCGTCATCACGCCGGTTTTCTGCGTGACCGCCAGGGGCCTATCCACCACATCCTATGCACCTCTGCGGCGCTGTGA
- a CDS encoding nucleotidyltransferase family protein, with translation MHLCGAVILAAGASSRMGVAKQLLPFEGQPLIVHIARIALVSEVSSVAIVLGAHAEVCAMAVADLPVRVVNNPHWQEGMASSIRAGVDALGSEVDSLVILLCDQPQISPALINALISTGHPLAACRYGQTVGPPVFISRPFFEELRGLQGDTGAKSLLKAHAEKVGWVDFPAGANDLDTPADYARV, from the coding sequence ATGCACCTCTGCGGCGCTGTGATCCTGGCCGCCGGGGCCTCATCCCGCATGGGTGTGGCCAAGCAGTTGCTGCCTTTTGAGGGACAGCCTCTGATCGTCCACATAGCCCGCATCGCCCTGGTGTCTGAGGTATCATCCGTTGCGATCGTACTGGGGGCGCATGCAGAAGTTTGTGCTATGGCCGTGGCGGACCTACCCGTCCGGGTTGTGAATAATCCACACTGGCAGGAGGGCATGGCTTCATCCATCCGTGCCGGCGTGGATGCACTCGGGAGTGAGGTGGATAGCCTGGTCATCCTGCTTTGTGATCAGCCTCAGATTTCCCCAGCTCTCATCAATGCCCTGATCTCCACAGGCCACCCTCTAGCAGCCTGCCGCTATGGGCAGACCGTGGGTCCGCCGGTGTTCATTTCACGACCTTTCTTTGAGGAATTGCGCGGCTTGCAGGGAGATACTGGGGCGAAGTCTCTTTTGAAAGCTCATGCAGAAAAAGTTGGCTGGGTGGATTTCCCTGCGGGTGCGAATGACCTGGATACGCCTGCTGACTATGCGCGTGTTTGA
- a CDS encoding PQQ-dependent sugar dehydrogenase, with the protein MKTISLLALSALSLITTVSWSQEKTEVLTGKEAMGDWTTDAPGVRRHLRVEDLPPPNEKESAKNRPKEVKQPEGAWPKAPAGFKVTHFATGLKKPRVIVTAPNGDIFVAESKSDQITILRDADGDGKPELNEVFADGLKQPFGIAFYPPGPEPTHIYIGNTDAVVRMPYRNGQTKAEGKPDPLVELSAGGQLTGGGHWTRDIVFSKDGKKLFIAIGSKSNVDWTKEEEDRARIFETGPEGQDKRVFAWGVRNPVGLAIHPVTGDLWASVNERDELGDNLVPDYVTRITEGGFYGWPWYYMGGHQDPRHPGARPELKDKVLTPDVILQAHSASLDMTFYDGKQFPEEYHNNAFASEHGSWNRTRRTGYKVIHIPTKEGKATGEYVDFLTGFVTADGDVWGRPVGVTVAKDGALLVSDDTGDCIWRVAYEGGSAQ; encoded by the coding sequence ATGAAAACGATTTCTCTTTTAGCACTGTCCGCTCTTTCCCTCATCACCACGGTCTCCTGGTCCCAGGAAAAGACAGAAGTTCTCACAGGCAAGGAAGCCATGGGAGACTGGACCACGGATGCGCCAGGGGTACGCCGCCACCTGCGTGTGGAGGATCTGCCTCCGCCTAACGAAAAGGAGTCCGCAAAGAACCGTCCCAAAGAAGTGAAGCAGCCTGAAGGGGCTTGGCCGAAGGCACCTGCGGGATTCAAAGTCACCCACTTCGCCACGGGCCTCAAAAAGCCGCGTGTCATTGTCACCGCACCCAATGGAGACATCTTTGTCGCCGAAAGCAAATCTGACCAGATCACCATCCTCCGGGATGCGGATGGTGATGGAAAACCAGAGCTGAATGAAGTCTTCGCCGATGGCTTGAAGCAACCCTTTGGCATCGCCTTTTATCCTCCTGGCCCTGAGCCCACGCACATCTATATCGGCAATACCGATGCCGTCGTACGCATGCCCTACCGCAATGGACAGACGAAGGCCGAAGGCAAACCCGATCCCTTGGTTGAGCTATCCGCAGGTGGCCAGCTCACCGGCGGCGGACACTGGACACGCGACATCGTTTTTTCGAAGGATGGCAAGAAGCTCTTCATCGCCATCGGCTCCAAGTCGAATGTGGACTGGACCAAGGAAGAGGAAGACCGTGCGCGAATCTTTGAAACCGGTCCCGAAGGGCAGGACAAGCGTGTTTTTGCCTGGGGCGTTCGCAATCCTGTCGGCCTGGCTATTCATCCTGTCACGGGCGACCTTTGGGCCTCCGTGAATGAGCGCGATGAATTGGGGGACAACCTCGTGCCGGATTATGTGACCCGCATCACCGAGGGCGGTTTCTACGGCTGGCCCTGGTATTACATGGGCGGTCACCAGGACCCTCGTCATCCAGGCGCACGGCCTGAGTTGAAGGATAAAGTGCTCACCCCAGATGTCATTTTACAGGCTCATTCAGCCTCCCTCGATATGACTTTCTATGACGGCAAACAGTTCCCCGAAGAATACCACAACAACGCCTTCGCCTCTGAGCATGGCTCATGGAACCGCACACGCCGCACGGGTTATAAGGTCATCCACATCCCCACAAAAGAAGGCAAGGCCACGGGCGAATATGTGGACTTTCTCACCGGCTTCGTCACTGCTGATGGGGATGTCTGGGGCCGTCCAGTCGGCGTCACCGTTGCCAAGGATGGTGCCCTGCTTGTCAGTGATGACACAGGAGATTGCATCTGGCGCGTCGCCTATGAAGGCGGCTCCGCTCAGTAA